A window of Rosa rugosa chromosome 7, drRosRugo1.1, whole genome shotgun sequence genomic DNA:
TGGAATAAATCAACTCCGAGTGTAATTCATTCCTTACTGGCTTTTCTTCCAAATTTTGATCCGAATCTATATTGTTCTCGGATACTATTGTAGTATCAAGTGCAACTTTAGGTACTGTTGAAAGAACCTTGAGCCCCAATTCATCCTGTAGAAGCTTGGTTATTGCATCTATGACCTCTAAATTGTGAGCTGTTGAGCCTCCATCAACCTCATCATGGACTCCTACCATGATCAACATGTCATCTTTTACCGAATCTCCTGCGACCATAATTAAATTCTAACATCAACGAAATTTAGAAACTTCAAAGGAAAGGTTCCGCATTCTAAGTTCTTTATCTCACTTGCTTAAGTCTTACTCTTACCTTATCTTGGTGATCTAAATGAATAAATGGCTTCTCAAATTAAATATAGGCATTTGAAATGCAATACCCTTGTGAAGCATTATGTTCATACCTAAGGTATAGTTCTCTTTGATCATTCGCAGAACTGCAAGAACAACTATCCGAGCTTCAACCTGTTAGCATTATTGCAGCAAATTTGAAAGCATTCAGCACAAGAACAAAGAGATGAACCCTTTAAAAGGTTGAACATAAACACAATTGAATAATGACATGTTAACCAGACTGGCTAGCTATTCTTTaaacatatataatataatCATTCATTTTAACAATTGAATGTAGTAACTTTGCTTTGAAAAATCAATTTTGTACAAGCATACCTTTGTAAGTCCTTGAAGGTCAACTGCTAAAGTGTCAGCAATATGCTGTTGTAAGTGTTCTGCAACTTTTTCAAGAAGCACACTTCCAGGTCTCCCAATGCCAGCTTTGTCCCAGTAACTGAACTCACCTTGTTTCGGGCTGCTGTCTTGTATAACTCCTTCACACCATTCCTCAATTAGTTGCTCAAGGTAATAATCATTGGGCTTGTAACTGCAAAGTAAAATGCcaaattagtaatatgaatatattcatttggaattgaaattcaagATGATATACCCTGCTTTCCGCATGTCCTGATATATAGCCAGGCATTGTTGTACTTCACTTACAGAACCATATCTGCTACGAGCCCTTAAAAGTGTATTATATGTCACCTGAAAAAGCCATTGGGATAATACTTGTTGAACTGATCTAGAATGGCTATCACCATACCCAGATTATTTATTGGAATAGCCATAATTTTGTTTATATATACATTAAAGTTTTTACGCAGAACCATATGCAGACTGCAAAAATATTATGTTTGAGAAAAAGAGAATATAAGGATAAAGGATATATGACTTAAAATTAGAACCATCAATTCGTAGCACTTACCAAATTTGGGTGTATCTGATATTTTTTCATTTCTGCAAACAGTGACAATGCTAAGTCCAAATTTTCACTTTCCACGCAGATCTGTGAAGCCAAGGACATGATACATCAAATCTAGGTGAAAAGAGAACGGCGGATAATAGATAACCTGAGGTAGTCTGATTATAAAGCTTTTAAACCTTGATGGCTGTTGTATAGGCAACAACATCAGGTTGGATCCCAGCTACACGCATACTTTTCAAGATCTGCACTGAAATAAATTTTTATCAGTGAACTTATATCCTCCCCAAGAATACATAAAGTGACAATGAGTGAAAAAACACTTGGggcaaaaataataataataacaaatcCTCAACCATTTGTGTGTTACCTGCAAGGCACCCTCAACATTCCCCGAGCTTCCACATATATCAGCCAAAATCGACCATGTTATTTGATTAGGAAAAAGACCTACTGTTTTCATCTCATCCATCAGTGCTCTTGCATGGTAGTAGTCAGACCCACAGGCCTTCATCAAAGTATTGTATGTTGTAGTTGTGGGTTTAAAAGAAAGCCCTTCAGCAAAGTTAGATAGAAGTATAATTAGAGGTATGGTTAGACATATTAGTATTCGAAAGTGCACAAGTACGGTCCAGTTGAACTGCTTCCTGCACTACCTTTGTAGTTTTTGCCAAAAGTCTCCTGGACCTTATTACTCTTAAAAGAATGGAAAAGGCGAAAAGCCCTGTCATACTGGCAAGCCTCAACACAAGCATGCAGAAGGATGTTAAAGCACTGTGAATTAGGTTCACAGCCGGCCAAGAGCATCTCTTCAAACAATTGAATTGCCTTATCCACAAGACCTGCATTTGCACAGGCACTGATCAATGATGACCATGTAATTGTATTTGGCATAACACCTGCTGCTAGCATATCTTCTTTGACATTTAAAGCCATGTGCCACATTTTTGCATCTGAAAAGACCTGGAAAATTGTTCACTAGTTATGGAGACGGTGAAATGGTCCACTGTATGAATATCCATTGCTACTAAGTACCAACTTAAACAAAAAGGTACCCGTATGACTATGTACTTGCTATGCAA
This region includes:
- the LOC133719955 gene encoding pentatricopeptide repeat-containing protein At5g02830, chloroplastic is translated as MRVLVILGYTISSISTPPNPNGNRSTKPYKPPIPKLSPSKSSPPISTLHSRPPPLFAGRWDPRNTHLSYFADLASKLARDGKLDDFAMIAESVVLSGVKASQFAAALKVDMVARGISGFLKEGKVRGVLEVLIKVDELGVRPLELFDGYAMELLAGHCHRLLKFKQVQELVELMEVLSGLHFPIKELVEPSEVIKTCVDKRSPKLAIRYACIFPHAHILFCNIMNEFGKRRALASALTAYEASKAKLSGSNMYIYRTIIDVCGVCKDYMKSRYIYEDLLKQKVIPNIYVFNSLMNVNSHDLSYTFHVYKSMQNLGVKADLACYNILLKACCLAGRVDLAQDIYRELQHLESTGVLKLDVFTYSTIVKVFSDAKMWHMALNVKEDMLAAGVMPNTITWSSLISACANAGLVDKAIQLFEEMLLAGCEPNSQCFNILLHACVEACQYDRAFRLFHSFKSNKVQETFGKNYKGLSFKPTTTTYNTLMKACGSDYYHARALMDEMKTVGLFPNQITWSILADICGSSGNVEGALQILKSMRVAGIQPDVVAYTTAIKICVESENLDLALSLFAEMKKYQIHPNLVTYNTLLRARSRYGSVSEVQQCLAIYQDMRKAGYKPNDYYLEQLIEEWCEGVIQDSSPKQGEFSYWDKAGIGRPGSVLLEKVAEHLQQHIADTLAVDLQGLTKVEARIVVLAVLRMIKENYTLGDSVKDDMLIMVGVHDEVDGGSTAHNLEVIDAITKLLQDELGLKVLSTVPKVALDTTIVSENNIDSDQNLEEKPVRNELHSELIYSTRRPVVLERLKVSRKSLQQWLRKRSSLRR